A single genomic interval of Chitinophaga sp. 180180018-3 harbors:
- a CDS encoding DUF5683 domain-containing protein, which translates to MGYTFRSLRYFLLIILLAAVCRPLRAQDTVRTGVRAADTAARHLQDTSKAGKAILAAGTDTTLAHKSTARDTSYIPNSRLPHSPRKAALYSAVLPGLGQAYNREYWKIPLVYAAIGTCTYFFVTNMDTYKRLRNSYRIRMSGNPDLVDNDNLTKHLDNQSVKYNRDQYRQYVDYSVLFFILSYGLNIIDATVFAHLRNFDMSDDLSMRISPTLINNRTLGIGINISLGGKKARGAGYFAGR; encoded by the coding sequence ATATACATTCCGATCACTTCGATATTTTTTACTGATCATACTACTGGCAGCTGTCTGTCGGCCGCTCAGGGCACAGGATACCGTACGTACCGGGGTCAGAGCTGCAGATACCGCAGCCCGGCACCTGCAGGATACCTCCAAAGCAGGTAAAGCTATACTGGCTGCAGGTACCGACACAACGCTCGCCCATAAAAGTACAGCCCGGGACACTTCCTATATTCCGAATTCCAGGCTGCCTCACAGTCCGCGTAAAGCGGCCCTGTATTCAGCCGTATTACCCGGTCTCGGACAGGCCTACAATCGTGAATACTGGAAAATACCACTGGTGTACGCTGCCATAGGCACCTGTACCTATTTCTTCGTCACCAATATGGACACTTACAAGCGGCTAAGAAATTCCTACCGCATAAGGATGAGTGGCAATCCTGATCTGGTCGACAACGATAACTTAACCAAACACCTGGACAACCAGTCCGTAAAGTATAACAGGGATCAATACAGGCAATATGTGGATTATTCGGTACTGTTCTTTATTCTGTCGTACGGACTGAACATCATTGATGCTACTGTATTTGCGCACCTGCGAAACTTCGACATGTCGGACGATCTGAGTATGCGTATATCTCCGACACTAATTAACAACCGTACACTGGGCATTGGTATCAATATCTCCCTGGGAGGCAAAAAAGCCAGGGGCGCCGGGTACTTCG